The genome window GTTAATTCAGTATACAAAAGTCTCCTGCTCTTCTTGCCACTTAAGCTGCATCTTAGGTTGTTTGTTCAGTGCCCTACCATTTTCTAGGAGATGTTGCTTTGCCTTCCTTGGGTGGTTATGCTTTCTTCCTGCCGTGGGTCATGTCCATACTCTCAGTGAGAGTCTGCCTTTACTGCTGTTTTTCCTTTTAGTGCAGAGACCAGTTCTTTGCCAGTTGCAATGATATCCTCAGTGAATGGGTCTTCTTTGAACTTCTGCTTTTATTTTGTGTACCGGTCCGATAACTCAGATGTTAGTCCTGGCAAATAATTTGTTCTGCAGTCTCATGAAGTATGCTTCGATACAATACATACTGGATTGACAAACTGTTTGTAATTTTCTAGTATTGGTTCAATCTTTCTAATAAAGAGTGTTGAGGTCACTGGGGAAGCCCTTTCATTCTGCTGTCTTAAAATTAAAGTCATGCTGGAATGATACTGAATTTGGCATTATGGCTTCATTGACCTGAATGGCAGTGGGCCAATGCTGCGAATGTGGAATCGGACCCAAACTAAGTTTGTTACATGAACCAGCTATGTTGTTACTGACAAATGCCAGATCAGAGTTGTAGCCCTGCACTACAATATAACCAAAGAGCATCTGTGATGATGTAGCCCATTCACTTTACAGTTTTGAAATTAGTTCTTACCTTCTTCTGCTTTCCTGAGGTGCAGCACAATGAGGTTAGAGATTCGGCGGTATTCAGAGAAGCCAAGTTTCATGGAAGCCTTTGGGGCTGCATCTTTGTTTGCATCCTCAGAGTGGTCACTGATCCCATTCACAAGGCCGTTGCCACCTGTTGGAGCATCTGCACCATCTGCATCAACAATTTTTATGAATAAAGTTTAATTAGCATCATTACGCTGATCTAGAAGCTGAAGCAGtgtgactttcccaagatcacagCAAGACAGTGGCAGAATTAAGTACAATCCCCTACTCAAGCCACTAGAGCATGAGAAAGTAGGGACAGAGGGTGAAGCAGGAAACAAAAGAACAGATGCACTGTGTCAAACAATTAAGCACTAAACATTGGAAGGTCCATCCTCCCATTCACAAGCAAAGCCAGAAACTGTCAGCAGGTGACTTACCATTGACTCCATCTTCAGCCTCCTGATCCTCCATTTGCTGTTCGTCATCTTGGTCTAAATTGACATCTGGAGTCTCAACTCTGATGATAGATTTGTTTAATAACCTGAATGCTTCCTTCACATGTTTTGGATGAACCTGGGAGAGATTTGCGAAACATATTCACGTGTTCAGAACCTAAGAACTGTATTTCAGATTGCGATTCTACCCTGAGAAGTGACTAAAAATGGCATTGCAGAGGTCTCCATAGCCACATCTCACTAATCCTACATCAaaaggagttttgtttttttttgccagcCCCAGAAACTCACTCTCAGCTGACAACCAAggtgggttctctctctctcatgcaatTGCCATAAACTATAAGGATTCTGAAGGCCAAACTATGCCTCTGACAGCTTGTGACTTTCAGAAAATTTGCATAGGATTACTGAGGAATAAATAGCCTGCTGATGGTGAGTTTTCAGGGCTGGCAATTAGAAAAGTTTTTGTTCAAACTGAGCCCACATAGAGAACATCGAGACAATGGACATGGAGTCCCACAATGACATTTTTATAAGGTCACTTAATGACTTTTGATGGGACATCGACCCTTAACACGACAAGCAACATTACCTAAATTACAGATAATCCTAACCTTTTCTTAGAAAGTGACACTTTCACTATTCactagtgggtttttttgcacactacttgaaaaataaaaatgtaaactcGCTTGTTTCACTTTCAGGTTTCTAATAAACCAACACAATCCTGTGATGTTTGACTGGCAACGGTATTCAAGAATGTTTATAATTGAAGTGTGTTCCCCTTGGAACCAGAAAGAAGTTAACTAGAATCATCTTCATTGGCCCGACTATAGGCTgcaaggtttgtttttaaaaactaaatttatCTTTAGAACGTAACTAGCAGACAGGTTTTGGATATCATATCAGTTTAGAACAAAATGCATCAAATTCAAACAGTAATCGGTAAAATCGTGTTAATCCTATATTCACACTGAAACAGATGGGTTTTTAAACTGGGATTAgattatggaaaaaaaaaaaatgtagtgaaGTTTTCCAAATCCCATCCATATAAGAAACCACATTCAGTAGATCTGAACAATTGCATAAATATTATCATGCATGTTCTTTGGGTTCCCTAGCCTTGGCTCCCCCTCACTGAGttcaaatacacacacaggcTCTGCTGGGCTCCTTATACTTGGCAATCCGTCAGCGAGGCTTAGATGCACTGCCGGGTGGCTCCTTCTTGATTGGGGGTAGAAGAGAGTGGCAACATCTCCCACGCCCACTCAATCACAAAGCCAATGGAGCTGTACCTCAGTATATTGTGTAGATCTTCACAACATTGTCCTTCTCCTTCCTTACATGTTTTGATGAGCAgtgaatatttatattaatattgCCAAGCATATGAATTAATATCCAATCAGGCAGATCACATACATCTCAGttaactttgaaaatgtgagcCACAGTGTACCTCtacacacacataccccacaTCATCtagagatttttttatatatgGGAGAACAAGGCAGCAGCATGAAAGAGGAGCCGACATGCCATACAACTGAGTACTGGGCTGAATCAGAGACCTTATTTTAAGCTGGGGAAGAAAATGGCCAGGAAAAAGTAAATTCAGAGTATCACTGTCAAGTTTCAAGACCAAAATGCTAATTGCCTTTATGCAGctgtttaaaaattttttttaaagctacgtGTTACCTCATCACAACAGTGCATTCGGGCCATAGCTTCAGACAGTCGAATCATGCTTTCCAGTTGTCGTACTGTGATTCTCCAGGATGACTTTATAACTCCAGAGCCATCCCGTTGACGTAATCGTTTATACTGCTCAACTATGAAGTCCTCTGACTCTTTAGAAATCTGATTGAAATAAGATGGTACATTTGTTCATAATGAACTGGCATAAGTATACTGCTTCCATTAGTGGAACTTCCGAAAGTTCCACTGCATAATTCTAGAAGCCACTTTAAAGTTGAAATTTGAATAAACAACAAAGAATTTGCTTCAGTTATGTTCAAATTTACATTTTTCTATGTGCAGTAATCTTTCAAAACAAAAGAGTTGTTCAACCCAGTTGCTTAAGCAACGAGTTGCTAAACTCCAAATTACCAGATACTGTTGAGGCAATGATTATTCTCCCACACCCAGAAATATGAATTAAACACAATGAAGCTCTTCATTTGCTTTTGGTACTGACAGACACTCATCTCAAGTTTTTAAACCCAATCTCAGCTGTGCTGTCTGGGGCTCTGGCATTTATAAGGAGAGCAAGTGGATCCAAAATATTCCAAGCTTCCACACCACACCTTAATTAACTGCTATACTGTGGGATCAGTTCATTGATTTACTCCCTATCTGCACAAAGAAAGCATTAAGTAGAGTAACTTCAGTTCCTTAGACCTTTCTGTATTCTAAGATAATATATAAAAAGTAAAGTTACCTTCGGTTTAAACTGTCTTGCAAATAGCAGGTACCTTCTGATATCATCTAATGAGTAGATACGATCAACGGATTCTTCTATTCTGGAATGCAGATCCACTATGCGCCTGGCAATGGCATAATCCGTAACCTACGAAGTCATTGCTTTGTTAGATCATTCTCACATAGCAGTGAAGCCATCACCAACTTAATACACAACAGGGACACGGTTCCTTCAGTTCCTGCTCCCCCATTCGTGCCCTTGATGACAGCTACTTTTTCCAGAAGCTAAACTATCAAAACTCTATGCCATAGCACACCACTGGAAACATTAACAGTTTTAAAGAGATGGAAGAGATAGTAAAAAACCCATATATGAGACTGGCCATGACTTTTTGGAACTTTACTTTATGAATAATGTCTTAGCCAAACCAGTGGTAGACTCAGGAACTTGGCAGTGTGGGAATTCTAAATTCTCTTTTCCCTTCATCTCAGACTACTTTTTGTGTATTCGATCAACTCAATTCTGATTAGAGTGTCAATCTTAGGGAAGGGTACAAAGAAAGGCAATCGCTTTCTACATCTCattttcttattatttgtattatcatagagGCTAAGACCCACTGTCACTGATAGGAAAACCATTGTGCTAGACAGGGTACAAAAAGCAAAAAGACTGCAAATTCTATGGGGTATAAGGCTGTCTAAGATAACATAAAAGATGGATAGACAGActgacaggggagtacaaggaaacagatAATATGGTAAGCTGTAGTGTCACCACACCAAGGCAAATACCATGTGGACTATAGGCAGCAGTCACAGCTTCAGTGACCAGCCAAAGCACAAGTTAAATCAAACTACTAGACATTTTAAAGGTCAACATCTTAATGAGCATAATTTGTACAGTAGATTTGTATTTCCAGCCTTGTAATTCTGtagaatgcagagagagagagtccgaAGAAAAGGCTACTGACAGCTACTGCCCCTGCACTTACCTCATTACATTCATCCACAAGAATGAAGAAGAGATCAAATCTGGACATGATGGGAGCTGACAGATTTATGTTCTGTTTCAGAGATTTTGATCTGTCATAACGCCCACCAACTGGGTTTGCTGCAGCCAAAATGGAGGTCCTGGCATTCAGAGTAGCCTGacaatgaaagaagaaaaaaattaccaAAGCTTTAATGTGTGACATGTCAGTGTCACTTGCTAAAGGAACGCAACAAGTTATGGCTTCTCTTCGAACTGGTAGGTATAGAATTTAGCCATCTGTCTGCTAATGCAGCCACATACTTTGCAATATCCCCATTGATTTAGAGGGAACCTCTACTGACAGCAGAAGCACAACAAAAACAGAGGAAATGATGCCACAAAAGAGTTTTGGCTAACTAGTACTTTTCCCTGATATATAGTTCACATTAAAGGTAATCATTTTAACAGTTAAGATAGTAGTATCTGAAATATTGCAGCAGGcactttttaattattatatAAGGCTCAACGCATTCAGGATAGGTTTCTTAGTTTTACAGATAGCCTTCCTGAGCCTCACTTTCCCCTAAGTAACCTTTAATTAAACATATATGTTACAAATACACAAATATGCATGCACACTCTGCAAGGAATGGTGCAAGTTACCTTAACTCCTGCTTTTGTTATAGATATAGTCTGTTGCTCCATTGCTTCATGAATGGCAACTTGATCTCGTATATCCATTTTGTCAAATTCATCAATGCAACAAACCCCCTAAAACAAGAGTATAGAAATAAGATCATCCAACTTCTACAGCAGCTAGACCagaaaagacaaaacttttgcaAAATTGTATAAAAAGTGAATCAAAACAACACAGGGAATTACTGGAATCCTACTATTCTTAAATGCCACTTCAGATTTTAATTAGTGGACTTACATTATCTGCCAACATCAGGGCTCCTGCTTCGATGACAAATTCATGAGACTCCTCATCTTTCACTACAGCGGCTGTTAGACCAGCAGCACTGGAGGCTTTCCCGCTGGTGTACACAGCACGGGGACTGAACTCCTCTACATGTCTGTTGGAGAGGTACCAATAAGTGATTAGTCTGCACTAACTATCCACTTTTGTTAGAAATGTTGCAAGAGGTGCAGATACAAGAACTTTTACACAGTGATGCCTTCTACCTCTCTATCAGGCCAAAACAGTACctattctgttctttaaaaacaagAAGATAAAACTAATAAATCCAAGTAAATGTAGTCTCACTAAAagtttttattaaagctaatgttaaagtTATCTAATACACAGGATCAAGAAAGAGTGTCTATATATCAAAGTataaagtttggtttaaaagtcataaaatgcatatagtacataatctgcaatatcccaaaTTTAGgttaataaatttaacaatacagtttagatattagcatccaaatatTTAGGTACATCTCTCAAATGTTATACTAAGAGTAGCTTGCGGAAAACAAATACAGCAGTGAGTGTAGATtatccctcagtaattgagaatttacaACAGGCTGTTCCTTACTAAACACAATCCACATAGTTACTTTCCCCGACGTGTTCCGAGTGCTATGCCTCTAAAAATACCTACTGGACCTCAGAAGTAAAGTATACAAATCTTACAGGTGGAGGAAAAAACACAGGTGTGTTTAACAATTGTCAAAGGCctcactgcaagtcagtgtagagCTGGAATTAGAATTTAATTCTTCCTATTCCAAAATCTATGCTCATTCCTCTAAACTATGCTGTGAGTGGAAACCCCATAAAAATAATGCATCATGGCATATCTGATGTTTTAATTTACcaaatattaaacaataaatttacttgtttattttctaaaaatgGGTAGTATGAACTATTATTTCTgctgtaaagagaaataaaaatatactgcATTTATTACTCAAATTCTCTCAAAAGCAACACTTGTTACCAGATTTGTCAAGCACCAGTTCATTTTTGGTATCTAATGTCATCACCACCACATTGTTCATATGGTGTAGCCAACAGAGTTTATTGTTTACTTCTGTATGTCAAAAATATTCAGTGATGTTTGCATGGTTCTGGAAACAGATGCTCAAATAACTTATTCCTCTCTACCTGACTTAAGGCTGAACAAATATGCTGCACAGATATGCCTCAAGTATGGCTTGActcaaagatttatttttttttactctctgGGATACAGTAAAACTTGAAGGAGGAGAAATATTTAAGCCTTACAAGATTAACTCAACTACTTGCCAGTGCTCCTTAAAGTTCTTGACTATACATATCAAAGTACTAGCTTAGGAGGCAAATGCATTGCCTTCCCATATGCATTAAGTGCTTTACAACTTTCTCCCAACATACACTCCTAGCTCTGGTTACAACTGGCAACATTTAAGTGCTGGATTTTAAAGAGATGCTTACTTGAGAAACTGACTCTTGGCTGTACTTGGATCCCCAACAATGCAAACGTTGATGTCCCCACGCAATGAAGTGCCTTCTGCAGTTGTCTTCGGAACTCCTCCAAAGAGCATCAGTAGAATCCCTCGTTTCACTTCATCATTACCTGCCTCATAAAGAGAAGTTCTAGTGAAGGCCCATAATGGAGCTTTGGGATGTTACACTTTGTGTAGATAAAAATTCTGCCCAATggaattttaaaatctcatgtcTTTGAACATGCACTGGAAACAGCATTTATATGCTTGATGCAATTTCACCGTAGAGCAAATCACAAGGAAGATGATTTCCTTGGTGCTATAGTGGCCCCAAATCTTTGGACAGAAATTCAGCTGATCAACTTTTTCGGAAAGACAGGGGAACCTAAGTGAATTCACAAGCAATTATTCTGAGCCAGTGTCAAAATGGCTTACTATCAAATTGCAGCTATTATCTGAACAGTATTTCACACACTACATTCAGAAGAGAGATATGTGAAGTCCTATCCCTTGGATGTTCTTAAGAGTGTCTATATCAGGCAAAGTTTGTATCCAACTGCTAGGCTGTAGGGTTTACTGAACAACTAGAAATAAAAAGAGGTCACCCTGTGATGGAGATTACTGTTCTGATTGAATTTCATtcagaaatattaaataaaaaaacatccTCTTACAGAGCACCATAAAAACTAGACAGGAGGATTTGAGATATTAGTTACATGTCTTCGACCTATCCCAACACATGACTGAATAGCAGTAGCAGATACTGTCAAGAATACAATCTGCTCACCCTGCCATAACAGCTGGACTCTTACCATGTACAGTAGGGAAGAGGCTGGTACAGAGATTGTGGTAAAGGTTTTTATCCTGGCTCATTTCAAACACCTTTTCCCATTCCTTTACAGACATCTGGTTTTTAATGCTCTCTGCAGTCTGTTCCTCATCTCGGAGCTCTTTCCCACCAAACTAAACACAAATTAGAAAGTGATAGTGAGGTAACTTGATACAAATGCAAAGTATAGCAGCtactggagaagaaaaaaaaaaaagaaaagaaaagaaaagaaaaactataGGCTTGAAATCACACAAGCTTAGCACCGAGAAGAGAAACAAGGTTTTTGTTCCATGGGGGCTTGTTTAACAGGGGAAATCAAAAATTGAGGaatttaagttttgtttttttatttccatggagaaaatacatttggaacatCCTTTTCTTTTCTAGTAATACCACCGAACCCCTTCACTCCCAAAGCAATGGAGCCACATGCAGCATTTTGCACATAGCAAAAAGAGAATTCAGTGGTGAAAGGGGTTTAGGAGTCTGTGCTAAAACTGTCCTTTTAATTCTCTATTGAAATTAATTACAAATGGAAAGCATATCACTAATACTAGAGGAAGGATACTTCTGCTTCCAGCAGATTTAGGAAGGATTCAAATGGTCTTTGTGCCTATGAAGATGTCAAGTTGCTGGTGGAATTATGCATCATAACTCATGTGATGCTAAAACTTAGCCACAGAtagttttttaaattgtttttagttCATTTGTACGTGGGAGCACCCAAAGATCCACAATTTCAAGATCAGGAGCTTGGTTTTGTTCATGTCACATTTAAGATGACCTTAAGACACCCAGGAGGAGATGTTGGGAGAGACGGGCCAAGATGTATAACTGGATAGAAGGAGATGGATCATTTACTACCTTCTTATTTTAAAACTCGACAGTGGGCCAGATAGTTACACCTCTGAAGTATAAGTGCAGGAGGCGGGACTGCTCTCTAGTAACCCCTTCAGGCTCAAGTATGGTACTGCAGGTGCTCCCTGCCAGAGTCTGCAAGGCTTGGCTGCCTGCTTGGAACAGGGCAGTCTGTGCTGTAAACTTGGTGTCAGTCTCTAAACAGTAAGTAAAAAAACAGCAACTCAGGTTTCAGCTGTCTGTACCTTTagacaaagaggaaaaaatgcaaCCTTAAAATGTATGTGCTTAGTTGCAGTGGTTAGGGCAAGGTCCTGATGTGAACCTGAGTTCTGGGTTATCCCTGAGGAGTTCCTCCTCTGTCCCAgtctcacccagctctgcccctgagcAAAATCAGGCACACCTTCTTAAACGGcctgctggtttttgaatggtCAGTATTTCCTTTTGGCTGTTCTAGGCCTCTGGAGGACTATCTTGTTGGTTTGCTTAAACTGAGTGGATTTTCCTTGTGCAGGGAGTGTCAGGACATTGATGTCTCTAGCAGGGGGCAGAAAAGGTCAGACAGACCCTGTCAAAGTAAGACATGGGAAGAGAGACTTTGCTACATAAACCAAGATGGAAGAGGAACAGAACAGTTGCAACACATCAGATCCAGGGCAAAAATCATAAACAGATATAAACTGAAGCCTCACGCTCTAGGAGaggcaaaaaacccacaactctCTTCAAGCCAGATCTTTAAGTCTATTTTCTTTCAATACTTACCCGTGGATTTGTTGGAGCAACGTAACATGCTAGGAAGACTAGTTTATAGGACAAATCTCTGACGCCCAGAGCACGAAGTCCTCTGATTCCTTCAGTTTCATAACCCTCTGTACCACTGACACGAGAACCAGTTTCTGCACGCACACCTGCCATATGAACAAGAGTCTTAATTTTGTTTCAAGTACGTACACAGGACAGCTTAAGTCACCATTTACAGTCAGCAGTGTACCTGGGGTGGATAGCTGAGCTACATCAGGCACAACAATCAGCGATCCTGTGAAATCACACTTGTCACCAGCCTGGGCTGATTCTACCGCTTCAGCACGCAGGATAACTTCTACGCTGCGAGGAATGCTTCCTCGCGGCAGTTCAGCCTGCGTTTCCTGAATGCGAACCTGAAGAAGAAGAGAATATTAAATGCTCTGCCGAAACTGACAAGTTACTTTAATTTCTAAACTTCCGAGATCTAATATGTGGGGAAATGGCATTTGCCCTCTGGAAGCTTCATTCATAACAAAATCATGCCACTTCCTTTTAACTAAAAGAAAGGTTACTATTTAAAAATGTCCTACTGGAACAGAGGATTAAGGATGCTGGAAAAATTGGATAGGGTGCAAAAGAGagtcacaaaaattatttgagggctgggGAAAATGCCTTGCAGTGACAGACAGAGAGATCAATCTTTTCCTTCCTCAAAAAGAGTGCATAAGTTAATTTAGGCCCGATCTAAACAGTAAACATTGTAAAAAAGGAGGgtgtattgatttaaaaatcaaggcAATTTAAAACGCCAAGTAGAAAGCCTCAATTTAGGtagattttaatcaacttttccatttgtacttcagttattttctaaagaaagaaaatattcacaTTGGTTAATATAATCATTAGAAAatcatgttgatttacaactaaatagagcctttacactagatttaGTACATCTTTTGCTTCCTAGGAGGGTACATTATAACAATATACATtgatttaagcaattatatagctttaatattttcagattcttattaatgtgcatttttagtatgttagaaaatggtgaatgatatattgcttatttattaGATAATTTTTTGttcatgatttgtgtcaaactGTATTAGGACAGTAGCTGGAATGTAATCAaacacaaaacagcatatttatttttcatttaaaatattttgagagaCTATACAAGTGTAGGGCTTAACATGTTTTGTATTAAATTCTGATTATAAATaggtttactttttaaaagaaaaaatttaaacaaaattaaaaaaaaatcatttcaatttttaaaaatacattttattttccaaaaatgaCCAATTTTTATGCACcctaggaacaaaacaaaaaaaaattaagttcaaaATATCACTCTCATTGaaccaagttttaaaaaataagtatttcAGCATAGAAAGAGACAAAGgctattgttttttaaaagcctgATAAAATGGGTTGGCTTTGCTCATCTGAACCAGTCCATATTAAATATAACTCAATCATAACCAAAGTTAATAACTGTTAAACTCTGTTGTAGCTGGATAGAAAAAAGCCAACagtatatttgtatattttaccTTGCTTATTATGGGAAACTGACACTGAAGCTCTCCTGccttaaaatttgttttttatttatagaaGAATAAAGCATCTCAAGTCCAAAAATTGCTTTAGTCCCACCAGTATCTtcagacacttttaaaaatacatcttctGAAGATAGAAAGCAGCCACCTATAAGTTCCAGTGCCTTATGTTAGGACTGCAAAATATCTTACTCCATGTAATCAAGATTAAATGTGGACTAGTGGCAGTAGCACCTTCTAAATATGCAGAAAGCATTAACTCATACACTCAGAGTTCTAGGGAAGCCATGGAAATACCTTTTGAAAGTCAACAAATCTCGATTTGTTTGTGTCCAGCAGGAATCTCCTTCTATTGGCACAGACTGGGTTTCTGCAGATGTTTGGCTGTGTATATTTAAATTGCTGCTCCACATCTTTTATCACTGTCTGACAGTCTAGACACAGGAAGGTTCCACTTACAAGCTCTGGATGAACTGGATGGGTACGTACCACCTGTCCACTAATACGCATCAATGAGCCAATTCTGGCTGATGT of Natator depressus isolate rNatDep1 chromosome 11, rNatDep2.hap1, whole genome shotgun sequence contains these proteins:
- the MCM6 gene encoding DNA replication licensing factor MCM6 — its product is MDLAAGDAGAAHQQLRDEVAEKCQKLFQDFLEEFQNSDGEVKYLHDAEELIRPERNTLIVSFVDLEQFNQQLSTTVQEEFYRVYPYLCRAVKTFARDHGNVPPNKDFYVAFQDLPTRHKIRELTSARIGSLMRISGQVVRTHPVHPELVSGTFLCLDCQTVIKDVEQQFKYTQPNICRNPVCANRRRFLLDTNKSRFVDFQKVRIQETQAELPRGSIPRSVEVILRAEAVESAQAGDKCDFTGSLIVVPDVAQLSTPGVRAETGSRVSGTEGYETEGIRGLRALGVRDLSYKLVFLACYVAPTNPRFGGKELRDEEQTAESIKNQMSVKEWEKVFEMSQDKNLYHNLCTSLFPTVHGNDEVKRGILLMLFGGVPKTTAEGTSLRGDINVCIVGDPSTAKSQFLKHVEEFSPRAVYTSGKASSAAGLTAAVVKDEESHEFVIEAGALMLADNGVCCIDEFDKMDIRDQVAIHEAMEQQTISITKAGVKATLNARTSILAAANPVGGRYDRSKSLKQNINLSAPIMSRFDLFFILVDECNEVTDYAIARRIVDLHSRIEESVDRIYSLDDIRRYLLFARQFKPKISKESEDFIVEQYKRLRQRDGSGVIKSSWRITVRQLESMIRLSEAMARMHCCDEVHPKHVKEAFRLLNKSIIRVETPDVNLDQDDEQQMEDQEAEDGVNDGADAPTGGNGLVNGISDHSEDANKDAAPKASMKLGFSEYRRISNLIVLHLRKAEEEEDDSSLKKSDLINWYLKEIESEIESEEELINRKKIIERIIHRLIHYDHILIELTHTGLKGSAEGESFDEDPYLVVNPNYQLED